The Burkholderiales bacterium nucleotide sequence CAGCAGGTACAGCTCGCGGTCGGAGAAGAATGCCGGATTTGCATCGCAGAAGGCCTTGAGGTCCTCGACGAAGCGGCGCTCGCCCTTGTTGAGAGGAGCCGGAACAATCTCGACCACCCCGCTGTCCAGAAAGAGCAGCGGCTGGTAGAGGTGGCGGCCGAACCAGACGGCCTTGATGCCCCGGAACTCCCAGTCCTTGAGATCGCGCCTCTCGATGGCCTCCTTCAGCTCGTTCAGCTTCGCGACGATTTCGTCCCGCGACTCCTCGATCAGGATCCGATAGCCGTATTCCGGGCCGGTCTCCCGAACCACGCACGGGAAGTTGGGATCGTCCTTGCCGATCTCCCGATACTCCAGATGCGGCAGCTCCCACTCGCGCTTGCGGAACGTGTAGAAGCGCTCGACGTACTTGCGCAGCAGAGCCAGCGCCACCTCCTGCCAGACGCGTACCCGCTCGAACGAATCGAACGCCAGTTCCGACTCCGGAATGAGCAGCCGGTACCAGCTCGTATCCGCGAGCAATGCGGCGATCCCGGCGCGGGTGAGGTTCAAGTTGTACCAACCGCGCTCGGCCTTGAAGCACTCAAGGTCGAAATACAGGCGGTCGAGATCGAGACACGCAACATGGCGGGGGGTGAACCACGCTTCATTGGGAGTGCCCTCGGCGTTCCCGCTCGCCGCCCCCGGAGACACCATCGCCTGGATCTTCGGGTACCAGTTGAGGACAACCTGGTTCTTCTGCAGGTACACGGTCGCGGGCTCGCGCTCAGGGTCCGGCGGCCCCAAGGTCGGGACCGGGCCGAGCTTGCGGAAGGCGTCGCCGAACTCGGTGCTGACGCCGTTGATCTGCTTCTTGAGTCGGATCATCTTGAGCGGCCGTGTACCGAGATTCTTGATAATCGGCAGGATGAACTCGAGGCGTTCGTCGTCGGTGGGTAAGCCCTCCTCTTCCAAAAAGTCGCGGAATTGGGCCATGTAGTCGGCGCGGATGCCAAAGATGTTCAGGGTCTCGAGTAATTCGATGTGCTTCGGTCGTTCGAGCCCTTCGGGCAGCGCGGCGCGCGAGCTGCGCTTCAGCCTCATCCCGACACCCTTGAGCCGGACGCCGCGGCCGAAGAGCTGGATGATCTGCGCGCCCTCGCCGCGGCCGACGTTCATCAGCCCCATCGTGCTCACCCGCCAACTGCTCCACCCCTCGGTGAACTTTTTCGAACCGATCAGCACATGGATGGTGGAGTGGGGCTGACCCAGCTCGTGAAAAAGCGAGCCCGTGAACTCGCGCTCCGCCGTATTGAGCCCTTGCTCCCCGCAAAGCTTCACGAGCTTGCCGGCGTCGCCGACGTTGATGACGCCGAAGGGATCGTTGTCGCCCACCCGGACCGCTAATTCGCCTGCGGCCCCCTTCAGGTGTTCGACATGCAGCGAGCCGCCAGCCGGGGCGTTGAACAGGGTGGCGAGGGTCTCGTCGAAGATCTGCGCAGGCGTGAGCCCGCAGGTGTTCAGGTAGCCGAACCGGCCAGCGAAAAGATTCTTGCCCGTCGCCGTGACCAGCCCTTCGTGTAGCACCCGGCGAATGCGCTCGATGCTGTCGGCGCGGTTGGCCACATACCGGGCGAGAAACCGCAGGATCTCGACGATGTCCGAGGCGTCGCGCGCAGCGAGCGTCGCCGTGACGCTGCCGCCGACGAAAATCCACAGCGGCCGCTCGATGTTGAACGGGCGAAACGCCGCCTCGTGCTCGCGGTGCAGCCGCTGTTGCTGGAAGAACGCAAGGAGGCACGCGGTGAGATAGCTCGCCATCCACTCCGGATTGCTGTCGTCCTCGAGATTCAGGATCTGGTAGTCCTTGCCGAAGCCGTCGCCGTAGAACCACCGGTACGAGTAGTCGAAGAGCGTGCTGCGCGCGTAAAGATCCGTGAGGCCTTTGCTGCCTTTCACCGCCTGGCCGAAGGTGGCCGAGTACTCGAACGAGAAGCCCTTTTCGCAGAGTGCGTTGCGGTACTTCATCCAGGTGCCTTCGCCGCCGGCCGACGCCCCACGGTGGCCTTCGTCCACCAGCACCAGGTTGTTGCCCTCGAACGCATCTACCGCGACGGTCTTTTCGCCCATCTCCTCCTTGAGCTTGGTGACCTCCAGAATCTCCACCGTCTCTCCGCTGAAAAGACCACGGCCGTCCTTGGTGAAGATCTCCGCCTCTATCCCGGACTTTTCGAACTCGCGCAAGTGCTGCTGCGAGAGCCCCTCGTTCGGCGTGAGCAGAATGATGCGGTTCAGCTCACGCGCGCGGCCGTGGGTTTCGAGGAAGCGCCGGTATTGGAGGATGTGCGCGTGCATGAGCAGCGTCTTCCCACTGCCCGTCGCCATCCAGAAGGCGATCTTGTTGAGCTGCGGCGAAGCGTCGGCCGATTCGTCGAGCGGGGCGATCCGCTCGGCCTCCTCCAACCCGTCGTTCAGCACCGCGATGCGCTCGTTGAGCGCGAGGAGGAGCCCGTGCGGATCGCGGAAGTAGCGGTCGAGGTAAATCTCCGTGAAGAGGAGCGCCAGATACTGGAAGTACTTCCAAACGATTGGCGGCTCGCCGCGCGCGAGGCGCCGCTCGTTCAGCCGTTGCGTGACCGAGACGATTGCCTGGTCGTACTCCAGCAGGAGCTCGTCCGGCAGCTCGCGGCGCTTTTCTTCCGGCAGGTGCAAGCAAAGCGCGCGGTAGAAGTGATGAACGTTGTTTTCATCCAGCCCCTCCAGCGCCTCGTCGCGCAAGTGCTCGGCCAGCTGATCGAAGCGCTCGACGCCGAAGAGGCCAAGTAGCCATTGGTTAAGAACCAGTTTCCTATTGAAAGAAACCGCCGGCTGGGCGCTGTTTTTACCCCGGCGATGAAGCATTACGCCGCTTTGGCCATGCACGATTCGCGCCAAATTCATGTGCCACGTGCCTTCACTTTCGTTTCTAGGTATCTAGCAACAAGTGGAATCATTCGCTTCAGGTTCCCGCTAGTACCACCGCCGGTTTTCGGTTTGCCTCCAACTGAATACGGCAGATAAGTGCGCCAGACGCTTACGGATAGGGCATCTTCGTTCACCGCCTCCCGAAGCACAAATGTTCGAAGTGCGCTCTGCATTCGAGGGTCGTGATGGAGAGCGTAGGCATCAGGATTTTGGCGAAGCGCTTCTCGCATTTCAGTAGGATGCGCGATGAAAAATTGGCGTAGGCCAAAGAAATTGCGCTTGATGTGACCGGACAGCTGACCTTCGCCTCGAGCACGTCGAGCGATTAGCTTGGGAGCATCACCCTGCTGGCGATCAAGCCATCGGACAAAATCTTCGAAGTCTCCAAGCCTCGGTGGTCTGATAATCGACGGAGGAATGGTATCCTCCATAGGGCGCATTGTTTGTGGTGTGAGGCCAAGCTTGGCGCGTGCTTTGTTCACCGCACCCCGATTTTTCTCCACGAAATCCGATAGCTCTTCTAACTCAAGCTGCCGCAGGCTTGCCCCGTACCTCTTAAGCGCTGATGTCATCGCGCGCCGAGCGCCAGGATCGCTTTCGTACCAAAGGATTTCGTCTGCGAGGCCAGCGAAGCCGCGAACGGTCAAGTTCGCACTTCCGACCAAGAATCCCTTTTCACCGAGGTAGACTTTCGCGTGTGCAGTAGAGCCGATAAAGATCCGCACCTGCACCGATCTCCGGATAAGTTGTTTACTGAAAACAAGGAGCGCAGCTGGATCGACGGCACCATTGATCCATTCAGTCAAATCAGAGCAGTTCAACCGCACGAACAAATCTAGCCGCTCCGCACGGACTCGAAGTGCTTCCAGCCGTTGCCTCGAGTAGAAAGCGGATGCAATTGCAACGTAGTCGGACTCAAGCCCGATACGGCGAAGGTCGGCCATTACAGGGCCAAGGAGCACTGCTCTCATGAGTCGTGGGACCTCTTAGTATTGCGTTGGGGCGTAGCCTCTAAAGTGGGAGCGCGACCTTGCTTCCGAGCATTACAGCTGCTTTGTCTCGAACATCATGCGGAAGAAAACCTCCTCAATGAGGCACACCTTCCAAGTCTCGCCGGGCGACTTAAGGTTCTCTAGGTTGTTGTCGCCGTTCACGTAGATAAGCTCGAACGCGCTGTCCTTGCCGGAGTAACCTTGCTTAATGAACCACTCATCGAGGATTAGGTTGTCCTGCTCGAGGCCATCGGGTGTCTCGCCGCCGGGCCGCTTTCGCCAGATGACAAGCGTCTGGCGCCCGTCCGGAACGGTACCGGTCACAGTGCGGAACCACCAAGGCCCACGAGCTTCCTGCCGGAGCGGGCCTTTGAGACGCAGCCGCCCCTCGCTATCACGCTCGGTTTCGGCATTTAAGGTTTGGGGCGCTGCGAGCTTTCGCACTGTGAGGCCGATTAGCCAATTGAACGTCTCGATCAAGTCAACGTTCGTCTCGCGCGACTCGTCCGAGCCAGGGCGCTTGACCTTGAGCATGTAGGCAGTTGGATCAGTGAAGGCCCCGACGTTGAGCAGCGACTGGCTGCCACGCGTCTCGACATCGAGCAAATAGCGAAGCAAGTACTGCTCCCGCAACCTGTCTGTACCCTGCGCTTCCGCGGCTGTAAGCAGCCTCTGTTGTTCCTTTGTGCGGCGTAAGTCAAGGTTGTTGAGCGTGTCCTCGTACGATTCGAGGTGAATGATCTTTACGACGCGCGGGCTGCGCTCGGTTTCTTCCGCTGTGGCAAGGCGCTTGGGCTTTCCTTCCGTCCATTCCGGCGCAAAAATAAGTTTTTTGACGCGTGGTACCA carries:
- a CDS encoding phospholipase D family protein, producing MRAVLLGPVMADLRRIGLESDYVAIASAFYSRQRLEALRVRAERLDLFVRLNCSDLTEWINGAVDPAALLVFSKQLIRRSVQVRIFIGSTAHAKVYLGEKGFLVGSANLTVRGFAGLADEILWYESDPGARRAMTSALKRYGASLRQLELEELSDFVEKNRGAVNKARAKLGLTPQTMRPMEDTIPPSIIRPPRLGDFEDFVRWLDRQQGDAPKLIARRARGEGQLSGHIKRNFFGLRQFFIAHPTEMREALRQNPDAYALHHDPRMQSALRTFVLREAVNEDALSVSVWRTYLPYSVGGKPKTGGGTSGNLKRMIPLVARYLETKVKARGT
- a CDS encoding DEAD/DEAH box helicase family protein, with the protein product MNLARIVHGQSGVMLHRRGKNSAQPAVSFNRKLVLNQWLLGLFGVERFDQLAEHLRDEALEGLDENNVHHFYRALCLHLPEEKRRELPDELLLEYDQAIVSVTQRLNERRLARGEPPIVWKYFQYLALLFTEIYLDRYFRDPHGLLLALNERIAVLNDGLEEAERIAPLDESADASPQLNKIAFWMATGSGKTLLMHAHILQYRRFLETHGRARELNRIILLTPNEGLSQQHLREFEKSGIEAEIFTKDGRGLFSGETVEILEVTKLKEEMGEKTVAVDAFEGNNLVLVDEGHRGASAGGEGTWMKYRNALCEKGFSFEYSATFGQAVKGSKGLTDLYARSTLFDYSYRWFYGDGFGKDYQILNLEDDSNPEWMASYLTACLLAFFQQQRLHREHEAAFRPFNIERPLWIFVGGSVTATLAARDASDIVEILRFLARYVANRADSIERIRRVLHEGLVTATGKNLFAGRFGYLNTCGLTPAQIFDETLATLFNAPAGGSLHVEHLKGAAGELAVRVGDNDPFGVINVGDAGKLVKLCGEQGLNTAEREFTGSLFHELGQPHSTIHVLIGSKKFTEGWSSWRVSTMGLMNVGRGEGAQIIQLFGRGVRLKGVGMRLKRSSRAALPEGLERPKHIELLETLNIFGIRADYMAQFRDFLEEEGLPTDDERLEFILPIIKNLGTRPLKMIRLKKQINGVSTEFGDAFRKLGPVPTLGPPDPEREPATVYLQKNQVVLNWYPKIQAMVSPGAASGNAEGTPNEAWFTPRHVACLDLDRLYFDLECFKAERGWYNLNLTRAGIAALLADTSWYRLLIPESELAFDSFERVRVWQEVALALLRKYVERFYTFRKREWELPHLEYREIGKDDPNFPCVVRETGPEYGYRILIEESRDEIVAKLNELKEAIERRDLKDWEFRGIKAVWFGRHLYQPLLFLDSGVVEIVPAPLNKGERRFVEDLKAFCDANPAFFSDRELYLLRNLSKGRGVGFFEAGNFHPDFIVWQLEGGRQQVAFVDPKGIRNVGLNDPKISFFETIKEIERRLGDPNIVLDSFIVSNTPSHVMQKLWGIGKTEMVKRHILFQDEDRDSYISAVLQGAAAVRSASPSTS